One part of the Arabidopsis thaliana chromosome 1 sequence genome encodes these proteins:
- a CDS encoding SGS domain-containing protein (SGS domain-containing protein; FUNCTIONS IN: molecular_function unknown; INVOLVED IN: biological_process unknown; LOCATED IN: plasma membrane; EXPRESSED IN: 24 plant structures; EXPRESSED DURING: 13 growth stages; CONTAINS InterPro DOMAIN/s: CS-like domain (InterPro:IPR007052), Siah interacting protein, N-terminal (InterPro:IPR015120), SGS (InterPro:IPR007699), HSP20-like chaperone (InterPro:IPR008978), CS domain (InterPro:IPR017447); BEST Arabidopsis thaliana protein match is: COP1-interacting protein-related (TAIR:AT1G30060.1); Has 315 Blast hits to 314 proteins in 126 species: Archae - 0; Bacteria - 0; Metazoa - 142; Fungi - 31; Plants - 77; Viruses - 0; Other Eukaryotes - 65 (source: NCBI BLink).), translating to MAEEVGLDLEELRQLQNIAKRPRVLNLINSEISNLEKLRDSAVSSNAKPKVPVTVPAPVSSSGKPVSSSALNYVTLGTFSWDQDNDKVKMYISLEGVDEDKVQAEFKPMSLDIKIHDVQGKNYRCAIPKLCKEIMPEKCKVLVKPKRIVITMVKSSRGNWLDIHHKEDKIKPSLEKEKDPMAGIMGMMKNLYEDGDEEMKKTIAKAWTDARSGKAADPLKGL from the exons ATGGCGGAAGAAGTTGGGCTTGATTTGGAAGAACTCAGGCAACTCCAGAACATCGCCAAGAGACCTCGTGTTCTCAATCTCATCAATTCCGAGATTTCAAACTTGGAGAAG CTGAGAGACTCTGCAGTCAGTTCAAATGCGAAACCAAAGGTACCAGTTACAGTTCCTGCACCGGTTTCTTCTTCGGGTAAGCCGGTTTCTTCTTCGGCATTGAACTATGTAACTCTCGGAACATTCAGCTGGGATCAAGACAATGACAAAGTCAAG aTGTACATATCCTTGGAAGGTGTTGATGAGGACAAGGTTCAAGCTGAGTTCAAGCCAATGTCTTTAGACATCAAGATCCATGATGTACAAGGAAAAAATTACCGATGTGCCATCCCGAAGTTGTGTAAGGAGATTATGCCTGAGAAATGTAAAGTGCTTGTAAAGCCTAAGAGGATAGTTATCACTATGGTCAAGTCTTCCAGAGGAAACTGGCTTGACATTCACCACAAAGAAGACAAg ATTAAACCGAgtttggagaaagagaaagaccCAATGGCTGGAATTATGGGGATGATGAAG AACTTGTATGaggatggagatgaagaaatgaagaagacaataGCTAAAGCCTGGACAGATGCTAGGTCAGGCAAAGCAGCAGATCCTTTAAAAGGACTATGA
- a CDS encoding SGS domain-containing protein (SGS domain-containing protein; FUNCTIONS IN: molecular_function unknown; INVOLVED IN: biological_process unknown; EXPRESSED IN: 23 plant structures; EXPRESSED DURING: 13 growth stages; CONTAINS InterPro DOMAIN/s: Siah interacting protein, N-terminal (InterPro:IPR015120), CS-like domain (InterPro:IPR007052), SGS (InterPro:IPR007699), HSP20-like chaperone (InterPro:IPR008978), CS domain (InterPro:IPR017447); BEST Arabidopsis thaliana protein match is: COP1-interacting protein-related (TAIR:AT1G30060.1).), whose amino-acid sequence MAEEVGLDLEELRQLQNIAKRPRVLNLINSEISNLEKLRDSAVSSNAKPKVPVTVPAPVSSSGKPVSSSALNYVTLGTFSWDQDNDKVKMYISLEGVDEDKVQAEFKPMSLDIKIHDVQGKNYRCAIPKLCKEIMPEKCKVLVKPKRIVITMVKSSRGNWLDIHHKEDKYCLLFVQIKPSLEKEKDPMAGIMGMMKNLYEDGDEEMKKTIAKAWTDARSGKAADPLKGL is encoded by the exons ATGGCGGAAGAAGTTGGGCTTGATTTGGAAGAACTCAGGCAACTCCAGAACATCGCCAAGAGACCTCGTGTTCTCAATCTCATCAATTCCGAGATTTCAAACTTGGAGAAG CTGAGAGACTCTGCAGTCAGTTCAAATGCGAAACCAAAGGTACCAGTTACAGTTCCTGCACCGGTTTCTTCTTCGGGTAAGCCGGTTTCTTCTTCGGCATTGAACTATGTAACTCTCGGAACATTCAGCTGGGATCAAGACAATGACAAAGTCAAG aTGTACATATCCTTGGAAGGTGTTGATGAGGACAAGGTTCAAGCTGAGTTCAAGCCAATGTCTTTAGACATCAAGATCCATGATGTACAAGGAAAAAATTACCGATGTGCCATCCCGAAGTTGTGTAAGGAGATTATGCCTGAGAAATGTAAAGTGCTTGTAAAGCCTAAGAGGATAGTTATCACTATGGTCAAGTCTTCCAGAGGAAACTGGCTTGACATTCACCACAAAGAAGACAAg TactgtttgttgtttgttcaGATTAAACCGAgtttggagaaagagaaagaccCAATGGCTGGAATTATGGGGATGATGAAG AACTTGTATGaggatggagatgaagaaatgaagaagacaataGCTAAAGCCTGGACAGATGCTAGGTCAGGCAAAGCAGCAGATCCTTTAAAAGGACTATGA